A section of the Ovis canadensis isolate MfBH-ARS-UI-01 breed Bighorn chromosome 1, ARS-UI_OviCan_v2, whole genome shotgun sequence genome encodes:
- the CRYAA gene encoding alpha-crystallin A chain isoform X1, with protein sequence MCWALRFAGMVSRGDSCTRGFCLSKQTCLPSWMHTDAMTGLPGAGVTGSFQLLSCTFCPSQGFYKQAPRPSSSVRCPTGPALTISSPRVPTEPLPTMDIAIQHPWFKRTLGPFYPSRLFDQFFGEGLFEYDLLPFLSSTISPYYRQSLFRTVLDSGISEVRSDRDKFVIFLDVKHFSPEDLTVKVQEDFVEIHGKHNERQDDHGYISREFHRRYRLPSNVDQSALSCSLSADGMLTFSGPKVPSGVDAGHSERAIPVSREEKPSSAPSS encoded by the exons ATGTGCTGG GCCTTGAGGTTTGCAGGGATGGTGTCCAGAGGAGACTCCTGCACACGCGGTTTCTGTTTGTCAAAGCAAACCTGCCTCCCCTCCTGGATGCACACAGACgccatgacaggcctccctggtgCTGGAGTCACAGGCTCTTTCCAGCTTCTGAGCTGCACTTTTTGTCCTTCCCAAGGTTTTTACAA GCAGGCCCCGCGTCCCAGCTCCTCAGTGCGCTGCCCCACAGGCCCTGCTCTGACCATCTCCTCTCCCCGGGTGCCCACAGAGCCGCTGCCCACCATGGATATCGCCATTCAGCACCCCTGGTTCAAACGCACCCTGGGCCCCTTCTACCCCAGCCGGCTGTTCGACCAGTTCTTCGGCGAGGGCCTCTTCGAGTACGACCTGCTGCCcttcctgtcctccaccatcaGCCCCTATTACCGCCAGTCCCTCTTCCGCACCGTGCTGGACTCCGGCATCTCTGAG GTCCGATCCGACCGGGACAAGTTTGTCATCTTCCTGGATGTGAAGCACTTCTCTCCCGAAGACCTGACGGTGAAGGTGCAGGAGGACTTCGTGGAGATCCATGGCAAGCACAACGAGCGGCAG GATGACCATGGCTACATCTCCCGCGAGTTCCACCGCCGCTACCGCCTGCCTTCCAACGTGGACCAGTCCGCACTCTCCTGCTCCCTGTCCGCGGACGGCATGCTGACCTTCTCTGGCCCCAAGGTCCCATCTGGCGTGGACGCCGGCCACAGCGAGCGGGCCATCCCCGTGTCCCGGGAGGAGAAGCCCAGCTCTGCGCCCTCATCCTAA
- the CRYAA gene encoding alpha-crystallin A chain isoform X2, protein MDIAIQHPWFKRTLGPFYPSRLFDQFFGEGLFEYDLLPFLSSTISPYYRQSLFRTVLDSGISEVRSDRDKFVIFLDVKHFSPEDLTVKVQEDFVEIHGKHNERQDDHGYISREFHRRYRLPSNVDQSALSCSLSADGMLTFSGPKVPSGVDAGHSERAIPVSREEKPSSAPSS, encoded by the exons ATGGATATCGCCATTCAGCACCCCTGGTTCAAACGCACCCTGGGCCCCTTCTACCCCAGCCGGCTGTTCGACCAGTTCTTCGGCGAGGGCCTCTTCGAGTACGACCTGCTGCCcttcctgtcctccaccatcaGCCCCTATTACCGCCAGTCCCTCTTCCGCACCGTGCTGGACTCCGGCATCTCTGAG GTCCGATCCGACCGGGACAAGTTTGTCATCTTCCTGGATGTGAAGCACTTCTCTCCCGAAGACCTGACGGTGAAGGTGCAGGAGGACTTCGTGGAGATCCATGGCAAGCACAACGAGCGGCAG GATGACCATGGCTACATCTCCCGCGAGTTCCACCGCCGCTACCGCCTGCCTTCCAACGTGGACCAGTCCGCACTCTCCTGCTCCCTGTCCGCGGACGGCATGCTGACCTTCTCTGGCCCCAAGGTCCCATCTGGCGTGGACGCCGGCCACAGCGAGCGGGCCATCCCCGTGTCCCGGGAGGAGAAGCCCAGCTCTGCGCCCTCATCCTAA